GCGAACCAAACAGCGTTATGGATTTATTTACATCGGCTTTGATTGCTGCAAGTACCTCAGCTTCTGACGCGCGTGCCTTGCGAAGCAGAACTGCATCGGTTGTTCCATTTAAAACCTGTGCTTCAAGAATAAGCGGGACGCCACCGTAAGTACGCAGCAGATGGAAATAATAATAAGCTCGCAGCGCATAAGCCTGTGCCAGAAGATAACTTTTTCTGGTTTCGGACAGGAAATTTATGGCTTCAACTTTCTGAATGAACAAGTTAATCTGTAAAATGGGCGCGTAAAATCCAGCCCAGCTGCTCACCCCGGACGAGGTTTCTTCCAGACGCTGCTCGATAACGGGAAGTTCATTTAGGGAAGTAGCCTGCCTGTCCACATTGCTGTAAATCCCGCCGCGCATTTCTCCCAAACGTAGAAACTGAAACTGGTTGTCACGAAATTGTTTGTGCAGGCCAACCATAAAATTGCTGACCTGAGCCTCATTTTGCCAGAAATTATTATCTCCGAAATAATCCACAGGTGCCAGTTCAAGTGCATCCTGGCAGCTGGCCGCCAGCACTGAAAGAAGCGCCCAGCATAAGTAAAGTCTGATTTTTTTCATCATTTCAAAAAGTAAAATTGGCTCCAAGAATAAGGGTTGTAGGAATAGTATAAGCGCTGTTTTGCGAGCCGGTCCGCTCTGGAAGGCTCAGCATTTTGTTGGTAACATAACCAAGGTTCTGCCCCGTGGCCGTGAAGGTGAGCCCGGCGATTTTTGCTTTTTGAAGCAAAGATGCAGGCACGGTATAACTCAGGGAAACTTCGCGGAAAGCCAGGTAAGAAGAATTCACCCAGAACATGCTGCTAGGTCGGTCAAAGTTTTTGGCATTCAGCTGATCTGCCCAGGTGTAGCGGGGATATTTTGCATTTGGATTTTCAGGAGTCCAGGTATCTTTGACAAGCTGGGTAGCGTTAAATTCTCCCTGAAAACTACCCAGCGACCACATCTGCTGAAAATCCATTTGTTTATGTCCCAAAGCAAAATCCATACGGGCGAAAAGCGAGAAATTTTTCCAGCGCACCGTTGTGTTAAATCCTCCTGTCCACCGTGGAATGGTTCTTCCCAGCGAAACCATATCGCGGGTATCGATCGTATCGTTCTTATCCATATCCTTCCACATCATATCCCCAAGCTGGGTGGAAATGTAGGTGGATTTGTTTAAATTTTGTGACGAGATCAGCGCCGCGCTTGCCACTCTTTTTCCGGCAGAACCGCCATATTGAACTTCTCCGGCCGCGATATCAATTTTGTTATACTTGGCCAGATCTTCGGCGGTACGAATTATACCATCACTTACATAACCATAAATTTCACCATATTCCTGTCCCTGCTGCAAGCCACCGGCCCAAATCACCTTTCCGGATTTCGGATCGTAAATCCGCTGCCCGCCCTGACGGTTATTTTCGTTTCCGTTGAATGGCAGTTTTAAAACAAGGTTTTTATTCCATGCACCGTTCGCACCCACCTGCACGGTAAAATCCTTTTTTTGAACTACTTTAAATATACCTTCCAGTTCAACGCCCCGGTTGCGCATACTTCCGTTATTGGTACGAATACTTGAAATTCCCGAGGAAGTTGGAAGGATCACACTGGCAATTTTGTCTGTCGTAACCCGGTTATAAACGGCGATATTGGTAGTAATGCGGTTTCCGAAAAAACCCATTTCCACGCCTCCTTCCAGCGTATTACTTTTCTCCCATTTCAAATTAGGATTGGCAATTCCGGTTTGCAAAAATCCGATGGTTCCGTTGTAGGCGGTTTGTGAACTGTAAGCACCCTGCAATTCATATACACCGATCCCGTTATTTGTTCCAATTCCGATGTTTCCGTTTTTCCCATAGCTCGCACGTACCTTCATAAACGAAAGCCATTTTTGTGTTGAAGCCATAAAGTTTTCCTTATGCAGAAGCCATCCCGCCGAGAAAGCTGGAAATGTGCCGAACTGGTTATCTCCAATTAATCTTGAATAACCGTCTCTGCGCACTGTAAATGAAGCGAGATATTTTCCGTCGTAATCGTAATTCAAACGACCAAATGCTGAAATGATGCGCTCCTGACTGTGATAAGAATCAATCGTGCGGGTATTGGCATCACTGACCGTCAGAGCCAGATCCTGAAAATCATCTGTTGGAGCCAGTTTACCTGCTGCCGTAAAACCTTTATTTGCTTCATCATAATATTCAAAGCCGGCCATGGCATCGATATCATTTTTAGCTAAAAATGCTTTTTTGTAATTTAAAACCGCATTGTAGGTCTGCCGGATGGTTCGGTCAAAACCGGCAGAAGTTGCCCGGTCGCGGTTCCAGCCTGTGTTCGGATTCGTAAGGCTCATGATTCCAATCCTGAAATCCTTATTGAAAGATTCAGCTACCGATTCATCATACATGATAATCCCGCCGATCTTAAAAAACAGATCATTATTAAAATCAACCTTGAAAGATTGCCCGAGCGTAAATTTATCCGACTGGTTGTTTCTTTTATATTTATCAAAATTGATCGCCGGATTTCCATCGCTGGCATCACGACCCAAAATCAGTTCGCCTTTTGCGTTTGTACCGCGCATGGTTGGCGGTGCAGAAAGCATTCTTCCCCAGTAATTGGCTTCGCCGTTTTGCAGTGTTTGATCCCGCCAGTTGGCCCGGGCAAAAGACAGGCTGCTTTCTGATTTGAGCCAGCTTTTGATTTTGTAATCACCGTTTAAAGTAAAAGTCAGGCGTCGGTAAAATGTGCCTAGCGAAAGCCCGTCCTCGTTATAATAACCCAGATTGGCATAATAACCTCCTTTTTCATTCCCGCCATTCATACCAATATTATAATCCTGAGAAATGGCCGGTGATTTGAAGGCATAATCACCATAATTAAAATCCTTGTAGATCAGATCTGCATTCGTTCCATTGGGGTCATAGGCTCCTGCGGCATTGGTTTTCACCGGATCTTTCATCGTTTTCCAGCCGTCATTGGAACTGAGCAATTCGCGGTTTTCGTCCGTCAGGCGCATCGTGCTCCAAATTGCCCGGGAATCATAATTTCCATCCAGAATTACCCCGTTTGCATCCTTGTAAAGATTTCCTGTACCACGCGGACCCACGCCGTTTAATAGTGAAGAAGTAGTCACACCATTTTTGATCGCTTCGACTACCCCAAGCCTGGTCCATTTGATATAATCACCCGCATTCAGATAATCGTAGGGAGTGTTGAGAAAATTAAAACCGGTTTTAGATTTAAAAGTGATGGATGAAGATCCTGACTTTCCTCTTTTTGAGGTGATTAGAATAACGCCGTTACTGGCTCTGGCACCGTAAATCGCTGTTGCAGAGGCATCTTTTAATACTTCCATACTTTCTATATCGTCCGGATTAATATCGGCAAGCGATGCTCTTACCTGCCCGTCCACCACAATCAGCGGACTCCCGCTTCCATCGAAATTGGTACCGCCGCGCAAAGTGATGGTCGGGATAGAACCCGGACGACCCGTTGCCGTTGACACGCGTACACCGGCAATCGTACCTGCCAGTGCCTGAGCAGGATTCGAGCGCATACCTGTTTCAAGCACTTTGGAATCCAGCTTGGCAATGGATGAAGTGATCTTGGTCCGGCTGCTGGAACCGTAACCCGTTACCACAACTTCATTAAGCGAAGAAACATCCGGCTGCAAAACGATATCCAGTTTTTGGGCGCTGCCGGCCGGAACTTCCTGCATCACATAACCTACCATTCTGAACTGAATCAGATCACCGCTGCCGGCTTGAATTGAATAAACTCCATCAACAGATGTTTCAACCGCCACATTTTTTCCTTTTAGCAGAACGGTAACATTCGGGAGCGGCAGCTTGTCATCACCAGACACGACCGTACCGGTAAGGATCCTGACCGGCTGGGCCTCCAAGAGCATAGCAAATAAGATCCCCGTCAGGCTGAGAAGCACTTTTAATCGGGTAGTATTTAATTTCATAAAGAGGTTAAGTTTAGATTTGTATTATGTATGACATAATAAAGGTAAAAGTTTTAGAACCTTGATTCCAAGCTTATTGGAAAATATATTTTTTGCGATTAAAATTTGTAACTCAAAAACTACTTGAAAATTGAGTAAAATCCGCCATTTTTGTCAGACATAATGCATCAATAATCTATGGAAGATATCTTTCAAAATATCAAAAGCATCGATACAAGCTCACTGGTTGACAAGGTGGAGAGCAATCTGATCGAGCTGTTTATACAGCAGAATTTCAAGGTGGGTGATTCCATTCCAAAAGAATTGGAACTTGCGCAGTCGCTGGGTGTAAGCCGGACTGTTGTCAGGGAAGCTATGCTGCGTCTGAGACTGATGGGCCTTATTGAATCTAAAAAACACCGGGGCGCTGTAATTACCAGTCCGGATCTGGTTTCGATTCTTCAAAAAAGTATGAACCCAAAGATTCTTGATGATAACACACTGAAAGAAATTTTTGAAATGCGGCTTTCTCTAGAAATTGGTATGGCCGATTTTATTATGGAGCGTGTGACAGCAGAAGATATCGCGGCTTTGAAAGTACTTGTGGCGAATGAGCCATCGTCATCCGACCGCATGCTTTTTCAGATCGAACACGAAATTGCCTTTCATGGTAAGCTTTACGAAATAACGCGTAATGAAACCATGAAGAAGTTTCAGCACTTGCTCCTGCCGGTTTTTGACTATGTTCATAAAAGCGGATTGCTTCGCAAATATGCGGCAAATTCAAATTTTGTATCGCATCAGGGACTTGTAGAAATTATTGAAAACGGAAATCCGGAGAAACTACGAAACGCCATGCGAAACCATTTGGAAAATCACTTCGCACGGTTGTTTGAATAATTTTCCAATCTGAATCCTTCAAAATCAACGTTAGTATTATACAGATTAAAATCCTGGCCGCTTTGATAAGTAACATGGTCCGACCCACAAAACGGCGGATGATGCGCTTGCAATAAAGCTTTCTGTATCACCTTAAAAAAGGCGGTACAGAAAGCCAGATCTCAGCCGCTAAGGTTTCAAGAAGTCAAAAAGTGACGATATTATTTTTCTGATCTTCATCGGGTAAATATCCGTAAGGATCAACCGCTGCGACTTTCGGGATTTTGTCCAATACAATTTCAATTACTGTTTCAGGTTTTATCAAATGGTACTTCTGAAAATAGATGGGTTTTGTGCGCCTGTTCCAGGTCGGTTCTTCTGATCCGAATACCGCAATATCTACCAGATCATTGGTTGGCACCTTCTGCGTTTTCAAACCGGTTTCATCCATTTTTTGAACAGTAACCAGCAATTGGAGCTTGAACTTATTTTGACCGATCGCCCTGGATGAAAGAATTTTAATCCGGTTGTCATAGATCATTACCTTTTTTAAATGGTCCTGGATCATGCTCTTTTCAAACGGGGTTGAATCCTGATTTAATTCATTGATAAAATCGTCAGGTGATGATCTCTTCTCCAAAAATGTATTACGGACAATAAGTCTTTTGAGCGCGTCATTCACCCTTTTCTCACCCAAAACTTCCTTGATGGCGTACATTGCCAAACCACCTTTCTGGTAACAGACAAAAGCCTGCTCCCATGTTCTGTTTAATGGCAGCTCTTTTTGACCCGAGATATTTCTCATATTGAAATATAGCTCATTATCGGCCGTGAGATATTTGCGAAGCAGCATTTTCCCCAGCCGCTTCTCGCAGAGCATCGCTTCTGTGTATTTGGCAAGTGATTCTGTCAGGAACGCGTAACCTGCGCATGCTTGCGGAATGATCTGGTTAGCCCACCATTGATGCGCGGTTTCATGAACGGTAGTTGCATAGATAAAATCGACGCGTGAAGTATCGCTGGCATCAACAAGAAAATTATACTTTTCATTGCTGAAAATTACGCCGGGGTAAGCTGTTGCCGAGCCTCGATAAGCTGGAATTTCGGCCAATGTGATCTGTTGAAGCGGATATTTACTGAACTGCGTATTTCCATAACTGATGGCGTCTTTCATAGCCCGCATCAAGGCTGGCAGGTTCTTCGTTTGTCCGGAATTATAGAAAATCCGGAATTTTGTACCGCCATGTTTTTCTTCCATCACTTCATACCGCGCACTGCTCAGAGCAAACATAAATGTGACGGGATGTGGCGTTTTATAGTGGAAGTAGCTTCTGTCTTCTTTTTTCCAGGATTTTTGAAGTGTACCAACGGTTACTATTTGTTGATCTACATTTGTTGAAACAATGTTTTCAAAATCTACAAGGTGATAGCGCATATCAGTACTATTTGGTATTGTCTTGGGCGGCAATCCGTATTCTACCCTCGTGCGCTTATCTTGCAGCTCAAAACTTTCATTATATCCGAAAAACGGCAGAAATTTTTCCAGTTCAATATAACTTCCGTTACTGACGACCGAATGTTCACTATCAAAAGGTCTGTAACCCGTCCGCTGGACCTGGAGTGAAAAGCGGATAGACATTTCTGCTCCGGGCAAAAGCGGCTTCTTTAATTCATAAAAGTATTGATTAAAATCTTTATCAAACCTTTTTTGAAACGCCTCAGTAATACCGAAATTATTCACAATTATCGCAGGATTAACACCGATCCAAAGTCTGGCAATTGCGACTCCCGATTCATTTTTTATAGTGTAAGTGCCCCGGACGGTGTATCGCTGTTCATCAGGGTTAATGTCAGTATTAATTTTGACAGCAGTAATTACAGGCTGCGGGCTAGTCAATGCCGGCTTGTATTTTTGTTCATACCGCTTTTGCCATTCAATCGTGTTTTTGGCATCCTCACCCAGATTTACACCTTCACTTTTTTGCATAATGTAAAAACCGGTGCAAAAGATCGACAAAACAATCAAAGTTACGGCAGATTTGAACAGCACATTCCGGGATTTGATACCGGCCCTGATCCTTTTCCACCAGGTATCCTGCGTGCCATCCGGCCACCAGCGCGAGGTAAGTATACCAAACAGCAAGGCGAAAAGCGTCCACATCACCATGAAACCATTAAAAGCTTTGGCTGAATGTCCGAAACCGTTCATGGCAGAATAAACAAGCGCAGGTGTTGAACCGAATCGTAGCAGAGCGAGATCAATTCCGAGCATTTTTCCGAAAATACTAATTCCCACAATGAGCAGGCTCAGCAGCATGCCCAGATATTTATTTGGAATGACAGCCTGAATAAAAATGATCAGTACAGAGAATAACAGCAACGGAAACCCGGCGTAGTAATATAAAAGCAGGTAAGGCAAAAACGTTATGTGCTCAGAACCTGAAATCAACTGCAAGCTAAGTCCGGCGATGATATTCAAACTGATCAGCATTATAATCAATATTGCCAGCGAAACTGTTTTTGCCAAAAACAAAACCGCATTGGGCATAGGTGAAGAAAAAACTAGCGCCCGCATTCTGGTAATATGCTCGCGGTGAATGAGTTCCGAGGCATAAAAAACAAGCAGCAGTAAAGCCAGCCGCATTGGTAACAACTGCTCGATCACTACCGCAGTGGTTGCATAAAAACGAATGTCATAAGGTCCGTGAAACACGTTTTCTTTTAGCTCTACTGAATAGAGAAACATCCAAAGTGCTGCAATAACCAGAAAATGCCTTTGCCTGAGAAGAAAAATCAATTCCAGACGTAATTGTGAGCTTAACGCTGAAAAGAAATATCCTGGTCCGGAAGGCTCCGCAGCAACCCATCGGTATGTTACTACCTGACTTATTGCAGTTGCAGCGCTGATTTTGCCACTCTTCTTCTCAGCGTTTAAACTAAATTTAAAACGGGTGTAACCAAGAAAAATCAGAAAAAAAGCCGTCGCCGTCCAAAGCAGCCGATTAGCTAAAAATGCACCGCTTAATGGATAAAGATCATGATTTCGACGCCAGACCGGCCAGTTTTTTGTTTCGCCAAAAAAGTTATTTAATCCGAACGGATCTGCCAGCATTGATAATAAATCCGGGGCACCAGGTTTTAAGGACGAAGTAGCCATCAAAGGAGAATTGCCAAAAATAGAAGCTGTAAAATAAAGAATGAATAGAAATACCCCTGTGACATATACGGCACTCACATTCTGCGTCCACATGGCGGCTGCAAAGATAAAACTGGCACAAAACAGCACATTCGAGATCCCAAACAGTAGAAGTGGCTGCAAATAATACATCACTTCAAACCCACCCCTCTGGCTCTCTGACAGCATTAGCGATCCAGCCAGACAGCCTGGTGCTGAGAGAAACATAACGATTAAAACTGAAAAAAACAGACCAGCCAGCTTGATACTGAAATAAGTACTTTTACTGATCCCGGTGGAAAAAATCAGCGCATCCATCCCGGAGGATTTGTCTCTGAGCACAACGCTGCTGCAAAACAGCACACTGACAAAAATCAAAAAAATTGACAGCAGGCTAATGATAAAGCTGATTACATAAGGCCCGTTTTTATGCACTTCCGCTCCTCCAAAGCTGCCTTGTGTCATTAGAAAACCAAGGATAAAAAACAAAATCGCAGCTATCAAAAAAGTAATTTGTTTGAAATGATAACTGATCTCAAAACGAAGCAAAGACATTAACATACCGACTTCCCCTTTCCCGGCCGCTGCGCACCGAATAGCGTGGCAAAGTAAACATCTTCCAGGCCTGGGTCAATCATTTGAAAACCGGAATCCGGCTGGGTTGTTGACAGGATATGAACCTGGATCTGTCCGCCGATAAATCTTGTCGAGATGACATGGCTGCTTTCCTGCAAGCTGGCCAGGGCGCCTTTACTGACAGTTTTTTGCCATACCTGGCCACGTAATTTTTCAGTAAGTGATGCAGGTTTCCCTTTCAAAACCAGCTTTCCTTTCATGAGCACGGCCATTTCGGGGCACAGATCGTGCACGTCTTCTACAATGTGAGTCGATAATAAAACCACCACTTGCTCGCCGATCTCACTTAACAAGTCATGAAAACGGTTGCGTTCCAGCGGGTCAAGTCCGGCCGTAGGTTCGTCGGCAATGATCAGCTGCGGGTTACCAAGCAAAGCCTGCGCAATCCCAAACCGCTGTCGCATGCCGCCAGAAAAACTGCTGACTGACTGTTTCCGGCTTTCATACAAATTGGTTTGCTGCAACAATGCAGCGACTTGCTCTCTGCGTTCTTTTTTTTGCGTAATCCCTTTTAAAACAGCGAGATGGTCAAGCAAATCTACCGCAGAAATTTTAGGGTAAATACCAAAATCCTGAGGAAGATATCCAAGCCTGCTTCTTAAAAAATGCTGGTTTTGGCCAATATCGGTTCCGTCAAAAAACACCTTTCCGCTATCGGGCAGCAGTAACGTGGCCAGTATTTTCATCAGTGAAGATTTACCTGCGCCATTTGGCCCAAGCAGCCCAAACATCCCATTGGAGATTTCCAAAGAAATATTGTCGAGCGCCTTTACGCCATTAGGGTAAGTTTTGGTAAGTTGAGTGATTTCAAGTCGTTGCATGAATTCCTGTTTTCAGATAAGTATGATCAAAAATGGGATTTGCAGTGCTGGTTATGAAAGATTTGTGTGATGCGCAGCGGTTTTCATGACGAACAGCCTGTTTACCGTGGTCAAAGCAGATTTTGACCAATGTCACGAAAAAAGGCACTTTCGTCATTTATATTTGGAGTCCGGAGCAATCTGCGGTTTCTTTATACTTATGATCAACAAGATTGAGAAAGCGAGGTACTTTTCAGACAAAGTGGACTTTTTTATTTATCTGGGCCTTTTGCTTTGGATTGCCATCATCGAAACACTAAATACCGCAGGAAGCTGGCAAACCTATGTTTCCTGCGCAGGTTCACTTTTGATCTCTCAAGGGCCTGTTTTATTCTTTACCTGGAAAGAACAGGACTGGAAAACAACTTTCACCAAGGAAAAATATCGTACTTACCAGATAGCCTACTTTGGGATTTATCTTCCATTACTGGCGCTGGGCAGCAGCCTTATGCTTGACGGGAAAACCCAAATTTGGGAGGTGGTACTGCTCGGCACCGTTTGCACATTATTCCTGAAAATGATCCTCCTTGCCAACAATTACTACGTTCGCAGAATATCAGCTGCGAACTGGGTTAGGCGGTTGAGCCTTGAAAAAGCGATACTAATTTCCATTACATTTATTGCAGTAATGCTCTCAGCCATGGCGGTTTCAAGTCTGGACAATCCCTTATACGATACTGAAAAACAGCTGCTGATCGGGTTTGAATTTAATCTGGCAAAAGTACTTACCAACTTTCTTACATTCCTCAGCTATTCCGGCCAGCTGCTGATTATGTATCTGTGCGGCTATTTTTTCTTTCTGATCAACAGCAGGATTCTGGTTGCCAAAATATTAAAGGAGAAAGGGGTACTATTTTATATTTTGAGTTCTTTGGCTTTGATTGGTATTTTCTATCCTGCTATGGGGCAACTGCTTTCGATTCTTCCTTTCAGCAAACGACTGGGTGGCATGTTTTCCCAGAATCCTTTTGTCTGGGAAAATGCATTTGGTGCAATCATAATTTTGCTCATAAGTCTTCCGGTACTTCTGGCAGCGCAGTGGTCCCGACAAAACACGCTGATTGTTTCGTTGGAAAAAGAAAAAGCCGAGGCGGAACTAGACCTTTTAAAACAGCAGCTCAACCCCCATTTTTTCTTCAACACTCTTAATAATTTGTATGCATTGAGTTTGCAAAAGTCTGAGGAGACGCCTGAGGTAATTCTGCAATTGTCTGATTTAATGCGGTATGTGATTTATAAAGCCAAAGATCCATATGTCAAAATAGAAGAAGAGATACAATATTTAAAGGATTATCTCCAACTGCAATCAATCCGGTTAAGCGAGAAATTTGATCTTAAATTGGATATTGATATCAAAAATGCAAATTTTTTGATTGCCCCCCTTGTACTCGTAGTCTTTATTGAAAATGCGATCAAACATGGAATTGAAGCTGCTGACGCCAATGCATTTTTAGAAGTTGTTATAAAATCAGAAGGTCAGAAATTGTACTTTATCTGTGAAAATTCCTTTGAACCGGAACCTGAAAACAATGCAGGAATTGGGCTAAACAATTTGCAAAAACGTCTTGAACTCTTGTATCCTGGTAAGTACCTGCTTAAAATCAAAAAAGAAAATACTATTTTCAGGGTAGAGCTGGAATTGGAAAATTATGAATATGCGTTGCCTGATCGTTGATGATGAACCACTTGCACATGAAGTGATCCTCGCTTACATGGCCGATATCCCGTTTCTTGAAATTGTGGGACAATGTTATTTGGCCACAGAGGCGCTGACTGTTTTAAACAACCAGTCCATAGATTTAATTTTTCTCGATATCCGGATGCCAAAACTAAACGGGCTTGATTTTATAAGAACTTTGCAGCAACGCCCGCTTGTTATTGTGACCTCTGCCCACGAGGGACATGCCTTGGAAAGTTTTGAGCTGGAAGTATGTGACTATCTGCTTAAACCGTTTCGCTTCGATCGCTTTCTTAAAGCTGCAAACCGCGCACAGACCCAATTTAATTTGCGTAAACAAAACACAAATACTTTGTCGCATGATGAAGTTAAACCAATTTCCGATCCAGCGCATATTTATATCAAATCCGACAAAAAACTTGTAAAAGTACTGGTGGATGAAATCTGCTACTTTGAAAGTTTGGGAAATTATGTGAAGGTCTGGAATGATCAGAATTTTCTGCTGACACCCCGCACATTAAGCAGTTTTGAAGAGCTGTTACCGGCTGATTCCTTTATCCGTATCCATAAATCCTTCATTCTCAATAAAAAATTTGTCCACTACATTGAAGGAAATACAATACATCTGAAAAATGGGAAAGAATTGCCGGTGGGTAAAAATTACCGGCAATTGCTCTTGAACGGCTCATTACTTATTTCTTAAATATGGCATTGCGCAACAGAGGAAAAAATCACAATAAAAGTGATTTTTTTAGAATAGAGAATGTCATGAAGTACTTACGTGGTGATAAAATTTAATGGCGGACTAAAACGAACCAAAACCTCGGCCTCCTGTGCATAAATGCACATCATGTTCGGACCCGAACATTTTTTTAAATTAAAATCAGTACCTATATAACTGCATATCAACATTTTAAGTATTTGGCACGAAACTTTAATAGCTGCATAAAACTTTAAAAATTATGCAATGCGCCAATTTACAATACTCCTGCTCCTTTTAACTATTTGTTTGAAAAATTCTGCTTTTAGTCAGGTAAAAAGAATAGACAGTCTCCTGACAACCTTGTATGAGAACCATTGTATGAATGGAAACATCCTTGTTTCTGACCATGAAAAAATTATTTACCAAAAATCGTTTGGCTTAGCGGACATCGATACTAAAATTCCCAACCAAACCTCAACCCGATTCCAGCTGGCATCAATTGGA
The nucleotide sequence above comes from Dyadobacter subterraneus. Encoded proteins:
- a CDS encoding M1 family aminopeptidase — its product is MSLLRFEISYHFKQITFLIAAILFFILGFLMTQGSFGGAEVHKNGPYVISFIISLLSIFLIFVSVLFCSSVVLRDKSSGMDALIFSTGISKSTYFSIKLAGLFFSVLIVMFLSAPGCLAGSLMLSESQRGGFEVMYYLQPLLLFGISNVLFCASFIFAAAMWTQNVSAVYVTGVFLFILYFTASIFGNSPLMATSSLKPGAPDLLSMLADPFGLNNFFGETKNWPVWRRNHDLYPLSGAFLANRLLWTATAFFLIFLGYTRFKFSLNAEKKSGKISAATAISQVVTYRWVAAEPSGPGYFFSALSSQLRLELIFLLRQRHFLVIAALWMFLYSVELKENVFHGPYDIRFYATTAVVIEQLLPMRLALLLLVFYASELIHREHITRMRALVFSSPMPNAVLFLAKTVSLAILIIMLISLNIIAGLSLQLISGSEHITFLPYLLLYYYAGFPLLLFSVLIIFIQAVIPNKYLGMLLSLLIVGISIFGKMLGIDLALLRFGSTPALVYSAMNGFGHSAKAFNGFMVMWTLFALLFGILTSRWWPDGTQDTWWKRIRAGIKSRNVLFKSAVTLIVLSIFCTGFYIMQKSEGVNLGEDAKNTIEWQKRYEQKYKPALTSPQPVITAVKINTDINPDEQRYTVRGTYTIKNESGVAIARLWIGVNPAIIVNNFGITEAFQKRFDKDFNQYFYELKKPLLPGAEMSIRFSLQVQRTGYRPFDSEHSVVSNGSYIELEKFLPFFGYNESFELQDKRTRVEYGLPPKTIPNSTDMRYHLVDFENIVSTNVDQQIVTVGTLQKSWKKEDRSYFHYKTPHPVTFMFALSSARYEVMEEKHGGTKFRIFYNSGQTKNLPALMRAMKDAISYGNTQFSKYPLQQITLAEIPAYRGSATAYPGVIFSNEKYNFLVDASDTSRVDFIYATTVHETAHQWWANQIIPQACAGYAFLTESLAKYTEAMLCEKRLGKMLLRKYLTADNELYFNMRNISGQKELPLNRTWEQAFVCYQKGGLAMYAIKEVLGEKRVNDALKRLIVRNTFLEKRSSPDDFINELNQDSTPFEKSMIQDHLKKVMIYDNRIKILSSRAIGQNKFKLQLLVTVQKMDETGLKTQKVPTNDLVDIAVFGSEEPTWNRRTKPIYFQKYHLIKPETVIEIVLDKIPKVAAVDPYGYLPDEDQKNNIVTF
- a CDS encoding ABC transporter ATP-binding protein yields the protein MQRLEITQLTKTYPNGVKALDNISLEISNGMFGLLGPNGAGKSSLMKILATLLLPDSGKVFFDGTDIGQNQHFLRSRLGYLPQDFGIYPKISAVDLLDHLAVLKGITQKKERREQVAALLQQTNLYESRKQSVSSFSGGMRQRFGIAQALLGNPQLIIADEPTAGLDPLERNRFHDLLSEIGEQVVVLLSTHIVEDVHDLCPEMAVLMKGKLVLKGKPASLTEKLRGQVWQKTVSKGALASLQESSHVISTRFIGGQIQVHILSTTQPDSGFQMIDPGLEDVYFATLFGAQRPGKGKSVC
- a CDS encoding FadR/GntR family transcriptional regulator, yielding MEDIFQNIKSIDTSSLVDKVESNLIELFIQQNFKVGDSIPKELELAQSLGVSRTVVREAMLRLRLMGLIESKKHRGAVITSPDLVSILQKSMNPKILDDNTLKEIFEMRLSLEIGMADFIMERVTAEDIAALKVLVANEPSSSDRMLFQIEHEIAFHGKLYEITRNETMKKFQHLLLPVFDYVHKSGLLRKYAANSNFVSHQGLVEIIENGNPEKLRNAMRNHLENHFARLFE
- a CDS encoding SusC/RagA family TonB-linked outer membrane protein → MKLNTTRLKVLLSLTGILFAMLLEAQPVRILTGTVVSGDDKLPLPNVTVLLKGKNVAVETSVDGVYSIQAGSGDLIQFRMVGYVMQEVPAGSAQKLDIVLQPDVSSLNEVVVTGYGSSSRTKITSSIAKLDSKVLETGMRSNPAQALAGTIAGVRVSTATGRPGSIPTITLRGGTNFDGSGSPLIVVDGQVRASLADINPDDIESMEVLKDASATAIYGARASNGVILITSKRGKSGSSSITFKSKTGFNFLNTPYDYLNAGDYIKWTRLGVVEAIKNGVTTSSLLNGVGPRGTGNLYKDANGVILDGNYDSRAIWSTMRLTDENRELLSSNDGWKTMKDPVKTNAAGAYDPNGTNADLIYKDFNYGDYAFKSPAISQDYNIGMNGGNEKGGYYANLGYYNEDGLSLGTFYRRLTFTLNGDYKIKSWLKSESSLSFARANWRDQTLQNGEANYWGRMLSAPPTMRGTNAKGELILGRDASDGNPAINFDKYKRNNQSDKFTLGQSFKVDFNNDLFFKIGGIIMYDESVAESFNKDFRIGIMSLTNPNTGWNRDRATSAGFDRTIRQTYNAVLNYKKAFLAKNDIDAMAGFEYYDEANKGFTAAGKLAPTDDFQDLALTVSDANTRTIDSYHSQERIISAFGRLNYDYDGKYLASFTVRRDGYSRLIGDNQFGTFPAFSAGWLLHKENFMASTQKWLSFMKVRASYGKNGNIGIGTNNGIGVYELQGAYSSQTAYNGTIGFLQTGIANPNLKWEKSNTLEGGVEMGFFGNRITTNIAVYNRVTTDKIASVILPTSSGISSIRTNNGSMRNRGVELEGIFKVVQKKDFTVQVGANGAWNKNLVLKLPFNGNENNRQGGQRIYDPKSGKVIWAGGLQQGQEYGEIYGYVSDGIIRTAEDLAKYNKIDIAAGEVQYGGSAGKRVASAALISSQNLNKSTYISTQLGDMMWKDMDKNDTIDTRDMVSLGRTIPRWTGGFNTTVRWKNFSLFARMDFALGHKQMDFQQMWSLGSFQGEFNATQLVKDTWTPENPNAKYPRYTWADQLNAKNFDRPSSMFWVNSSYLAFREVSLSYTVPASLLQKAKIAGLTFTATGQNLGYVTNKMLSLPERTGSQNSAYTIPTTLILGANFTF
- a CDS encoding sensor histidine kinase produces the protein MINKIEKARYFSDKVDFFIYLGLLLWIAIIETLNTAGSWQTYVSCAGSLLISQGPVLFFTWKEQDWKTTFTKEKYRTYQIAYFGIYLPLLALGSSLMLDGKTQIWEVVLLGTVCTLFLKMILLANNYYVRRISAANWVRRLSLEKAILISITFIAVMLSAMAVSSLDNPLYDTEKQLLIGFEFNLAKVLTNFLTFLSYSGQLLIMYLCGYFFFLINSRILVAKILKEKGVLFYILSSLALIGIFYPAMGQLLSILPFSKRLGGMFSQNPFVWENAFGAIIILLISLPVLLAAQWSRQNTLIVSLEKEKAEAELDLLKQQLNPHFFFNTLNNLYALSLQKSEETPEVILQLSDLMRYVIYKAKDPYVKIEEEIQYLKDYLQLQSIRLSEKFDLKLDIDIKNANFLIAPLVLVVFIENAIKHGIEAADANAFLEVVIKSEGQKLYFICENSFEPEPENNAGIGLNNLQKRLELLYPGKYLLKIKKENTIFRVELELENYEYALPDR